The following is a genomic window from Geminicoccus roseus DSM 18922.
CGCGGCCTTGCGGTCGTTGAAGCCATGCAGGGCGATCACCGTGCCGCGCGAAGGGCTGGCCGGCTGGTACACGATCTCCGGCAGCGGCCCGGTCACCGGTGCCGGCGGTGGCGCCATGCCGCTGCAGCCCGCCAGGAGCAGGATGCCGACCGCGAGTCCCAGGAGCTTCAGACCACCGGCACTCCCTTGAGCCCCGGGTCGGCATCGGCCGGCGGATCCACCGCCGGGGTCGACACGTGCCGGAACAGTTCGTCGATCCGGTGGCCGGTATCGCGGAAATGGCGCAGGGTCACGGCCCGGTTGCGCTTGCTCATCCGCTGGCCGGCCCGGTCGACGATCAGGTTGTGGTGGTAGTAGCGCGGCGTCTTCAGCCCCAGAACCGCCTGGAGCAGGCGGTGGATATGAGTGGCGTGGAACAGGTCCTCGCCGCGGGTCACCAGGGTGACCCCCTGCAGGGCATCGTCGATCGTCACCGCCAGGTGATAGCTGGTGCGCACGTCCTTGCGCCCGAGCACCACGTCGCCCAGCGACAGGGGATCGGCCTCGATCTCGCCGGCCCGGCAGTCGAACCAGGTGAGCGGCCCGGTTCGCTCCAGGCAGGCGGCGACGTTCAGACGCCAAGCGCAGGGCTCGCCCCGCTGGATCCTTGCGTGGCGCTCGTCGTCGGACAGGTCGCGGCACGTGCCGGGATAGATCGGCTCGCCCGAGGGCCCGTGGGGGGCCCGGCTGGCATCCTCGACCTCCGCCTTGACCTGCTTGCGCGTGCAGAAGCACGGGTAGACCAGCCCCTGCTCCACCAGCCACTCGATCGCCCGCTCGTAGACCGGCAGGTGCTCGGACTGCCGGCGCACCGGCCGCTCGAACTGCAGGCCCAGCCAGTTCAGGTCGTCGAAGATGGCGTCGGTGAATTCCGGGCGGCAGCGCCCGGCGTCGATGTCCTCGATCCGGACCAGGAACCTGCCGCCGCAGAACGCGGCCGCGTCGTGGGCGAACTGGGCGGAATAGGCATGGCCCAGATGGAGATAGCCGGTGGGCGAAGGCGCGAACCGGGTCACGCGGACCGGCTCGTCGTCGAACCGTTCGGGCAGTCTGTCCTGACCTGTGAGCGGCAAACTCCGGTCCCTTCCGTTCACAGCGCGTTGCACGCTGGACCCGCGGCCATCATGGTTGGTGAGAAAGACACGCCGCAAGTGCCGAGGAACATGACCGATCTGCC
Proteins encoded in this region:
- the gluQRS gene encoding tRNA glutamyl-Q(34) synthetase GluQRS, giving the protein MPLTGQDRLPERFDDEPVRVTRFAPSPTGYLHLGHAYSAQFAHDAAAFCGGRFLVRIEDIDAGRCRPEFTDAIFDDLNWLGLQFERPVRRQSEHLPVYERAIEWLVEQGLVYPCFCTRKQVKAEVEDASRAPHGPSGEPIYPGTCRDLSDDERHARIQRGEPCAWRLNVAACLERTGPLTWFDCRAGEIEADPLSLGDVVLGRKDVRTSYHLAVTIDDALQGVTLVTRGEDLFHATHIHRLLQAVLGLKTPRYYHHNLIVDRAGQRMSKRNRAVTLRHFRDTGHRIDELFRHVSTPAVDPPADADPGLKGVPVV